The following coding sequences are from one Musa acuminata AAA Group cultivar baxijiao chromosome BXJ1-6, Cavendish_Baxijiao_AAA, whole genome shotgun sequence window:
- the LOC135581485 gene encoding uncharacterized protein LOC135581485 isoform X2 gives MSSRARNLTFKLVLLGDGRVGKTSLILRYVNNVFSEKQETTVQASYLTKRLVIGGVPITLSIWDTAGQEHFHALGPIYYCDADGMYLINTMLLDYDVTDTDTFLRVRKWVKELQQMASNNIVMVIAANKSDLIRSKKYDIQEAESYAMTIGAKLFLTSAKFGSGINDVFLDITARLLQKKKNSAQGSSPAQPRKGIIVVDDEPEREPPPKCCS, from the exons ATGAGCTCCAGGGCCCGTAATCTCACCTTCAAGCTCGTTCTCCTCGGTGACG GCCGAGTTGGGAAAACCTCCCTTATATTGAGATATGTAAATAATGTATTTTCTGAGAAGCAAGAAACTACGGTGCAAGCTTCCTATTTAACAAAACGCCTTGTCATTGGAGGTGTGCCTATTACCTTGTCCATATGG GATACTGCTGGACAGGAACATTTCCATGCCTTGGGCCCTATATACTATTGTGATGCAGATGGCATGTATCTTATAAACACAA tgcttttagactatgacGTCACAGATACTGATACTTTTCTTCGAGTTAGAAAGTGGGTTAAGGAACTTCAGCAGATGGCATCAAACAATATAGTCATGGTCATTGCAGCAAATAAAAGCGATTTAATCAGATCAAAGAAGTATGATATTCAAGAAGCTGAAAG CTATGCAATGACAATTGGAGCAAAACTTTTTCTGACATCTGCGAAATTTGGGTCGGGAATAAATGATGTCTTTCTTGATATTACAGCAC GATTGTTGCAGAAGAAAAAAAACAGTGCCCAGGGCTCATCACCTGCTCAACCAAGAAAAGGGATTATTGTTGTAGATGATGAACCAGAGAGAGAACCCCCACCAAAGTGTTGCTCATAG
- the LOC135581485 gene encoding uncharacterized protein LOC135581485 isoform X3: MSSRARNLTFKLVLLGDGRVGKTSLILRYVNNVFSEKQETTVQASYLTKRLVIGGVPITLSIWDTAGQEHFHALGPIYYCDADAVLLDYDVTDTDTFLRVRKWVKELQQMASNNIVMVIAANKSDLIRSKKYDIQEAESYAMTIGAKLFLTSAKFGSGINDVFLDITARLLQKKKNSAQGSSPAQPRKGIIVVDDEPEREPPPKCCS; encoded by the exons ATGAGCTCCAGGGCCCGTAATCTCACCTTCAAGCTCGTTCTCCTCGGTGACG GCCGAGTTGGGAAAACCTCCCTTATATTGAGATATGTAAATAATGTATTTTCTGAGAAGCAAGAAACTACGGTGCAAGCTTCCTATTTAACAAAACGCCTTGTCATTGGAGGTGTGCCTATTACCTTGTCCATATGG GATACTGCTGGACAGGAACATTTCCATGCCTTGGGCCCTATATACTATTGTGATGCAGATG cagtgcttttagactatgacGTCACAGATACTGATACTTTTCTTCGAGTTAGAAAGTGGGTTAAGGAACTTCAGCAGATGGCATCAAACAATATAGTCATGGTCATTGCAGCAAATAAAAGCGATTTAATCAGATCAAAGAAGTATGATATTCAAGAAGCTGAAAG CTATGCAATGACAATTGGAGCAAAACTTTTTCTGACATCTGCGAAATTTGGGTCGGGAATAAATGATGTCTTTCTTGATATTACAGCAC GATTGTTGCAGAAGAAAAAAAACAGTGCCCAGGGCTCATCACCTGCTCAACCAAGAAAAGGGATTATTGTTGTAGATGATGAACCAGAGAGAGAACCCCCACCAAAGTGTTGCTCATAG
- the LOC135581485 gene encoding uncharacterized protein LOC135581485 isoform X1 — MSSRARNLTFKLVLLGDGRVGKTSLILRYVNNVFSEKQETTVQASYLTKRLVIGGVPITLSIWDTAGQEHFHALGPIYYCDADGMYLINTTVLLDYDVTDTDTFLRVRKWVKELQQMASNNIVMVIAANKSDLIRSKKYDIQEAESYAMTIGAKLFLTSAKFGSGINDVFLDITARLLQKKKNSAQGSSPAQPRKGIIVVDDEPEREPPPKCCS, encoded by the exons ATGAGCTCCAGGGCCCGTAATCTCACCTTCAAGCTCGTTCTCCTCGGTGACG GCCGAGTTGGGAAAACCTCCCTTATATTGAGATATGTAAATAATGTATTTTCTGAGAAGCAAGAAACTACGGTGCAAGCTTCCTATTTAACAAAACGCCTTGTCATTGGAGGTGTGCCTATTACCTTGTCCATATGG GATACTGCTGGACAGGAACATTTCCATGCCTTGGGCCCTATATACTATTGTGATGCAGATGGCATGTATCTTATAAACACAA cagtgcttttagactatgacGTCACAGATACTGATACTTTTCTTCGAGTTAGAAAGTGGGTTAAGGAACTTCAGCAGATGGCATCAAACAATATAGTCATGGTCATTGCAGCAAATAAAAGCGATTTAATCAGATCAAAGAAGTATGATATTCAAGAAGCTGAAAG CTATGCAATGACAATTGGAGCAAAACTTTTTCTGACATCTGCGAAATTTGGGTCGGGAATAAATGATGTCTTTCTTGATATTACAGCAC GATTGTTGCAGAAGAAAAAAAACAGTGCCCAGGGCTCATCACCTGCTCAACCAAGAAAAGGGATTATTGTTGTAGATGATGAACCAGAGAGAGAACCCCCACCAAAGTGTTGCTCATAG